A window from Nitrospira sp. ND1 encodes these proteins:
- a CDS encoding cytochrome c, protein MHARRLFYGLMLIVMLLSTASGRDAEAADTGTVMKGNAGQGQALFNGKGICHYCHGVDGVLDKKPSLKPDTAAAIAKLSATAPDLRNRAALTLKDNKARFRAIREGHPGSGMLPDTTLSDQDITDLLAYLASLRQSQTTPGKNPY, encoded by the coding sequence ATGCACGCACGCCGGCTGTTCTATGGATTGATGCTGATCGTCATGCTGCTCTCCACTGCTTCCGGCAGGGATGCAGAGGCGGCCGACACCGGCACCGTCATGAAGGGGAATGCCGGACAGGGGCAGGCACTCTTCAACGGCAAGGGCATCTGTCACTACTGTCACGGCGTGGACGGAGTGCTCGACAAGAAGCCTTCACTCAAGCCTGACACGGCGGCCGCTATCGCAAAGCTGTCCGCCACGGCTCCCGATCTTCGCAATCGCGCCGCGCTGACCCTGAAGGACAACAAAGCCCGCTTCCGGGCGATTCGTGAGGGACATCCGGGAAGTGGCATGCTGCCCGACACCACGCTAAGCGACCAGGACATCACAGACCTGCTGGCCTATCTCGCCAGCCTCCGGCAAAGCCAGACCACTCCCGGCAAGAACCCCTACTAA